Proteins co-encoded in one Haladaptatus sp. ZSTT2 genomic window:
- a CDS encoding ABC transporter ATP-binding protein codes for MSNSDFAPRNISVDEPLDEPSDRAVLTLTDVGKSFGSERVLDHLSFAVREGEILTLLGPSGCGKTTTLRLIAGLARPNDGTIRLNDTVVAGNGAFLEPEERGIGVVFQEFALFPHLTAAENIAFGLKDMPNAEREQRVEELLRLVGLTDHQESTPDQLSGGQQQRVALARSLAPEPEILLLDEPFSNLDVDLRVEMREEVRRIIKEAGVTAISVTHDQEEAFSISDRVAVMNDGKLEQIGSPEQVFQHPESRFVAGFLGHASFLSGTVSGDSVETGIGTIPREQIHGLVTEYDETEIDVLVRPDDLVARPASEAQAGGHVVYRRYLGPTVLYRVELESGDVLECMHNHDARVSLGMPVTVSLAADHDLAWFPPDSRWRVDSPADD; via the coding sequence ATGTCAAATAGCGACTTTGCACCAAGAAATATCTCAGTCGATGAACCGCTCGATGAACCGTCAGACCGGGCCGTGCTCACGCTCACAGACGTGGGCAAGTCCTTCGGCAGCGAGCGCGTCTTAGACCATCTGTCGTTTGCCGTCCGTGAAGGCGAAATCCTCACCCTGCTTGGCCCGTCTGGGTGTGGGAAGACGACGACGCTCCGCCTGATTGCCGGGCTTGCCCGCCCGAACGACGGGACGATTCGCTTAAACGACACCGTCGTCGCCGGAAACGGCGCGTTCCTCGAACCCGAAGAGCGCGGCATCGGCGTCGTGTTCCAAGAGTTCGCCCTCTTTCCCCACCTCACCGCCGCAGAGAACATCGCCTTCGGCCTCAAGGACATGCCGAACGCTGAGCGCGAGCAGCGCGTCGAAGAACTCCTCCGCCTCGTTGGCCTCACCGACCACCAAGAGAGCACGCCAGACCAGCTTTCGGGCGGCCAACAACAGCGTGTCGCCCTCGCCCGGTCGCTCGCCCCCGAGCCGGAAATCCTCCTCTTAGACGAGCCGTTCTCGAACCTCGACGTTGACCTCCGCGTCGAGATGCGCGAAGAAGTGCGTCGCATCATCAAGGAAGCGGGCGTCACCGCGATTTCGGTCACCCACGACCAGGAAGAGGCGTTCTCCATCTCAGACCGCGTCGCCGTCATGAACGACGGCAAACTCGAACAGATTGGCAGTCCAGAGCAGGTGTTCCAGCATCCAGAGTCGCGTTTCGTCGCAGGTTTCCTCGGACACGCGAGTTTCCTCTCTGGAACCGTCTCCGGCGACAGCGTCGAGACGGGTATCGGGACGATTCCCCGCGAACAAATCCACGGCCTCGTCACCGAGTATGACGAGACGGAAATCGACGTGCTCGTGCGCCCGGACGACCTCGTCGCCCGGCCAGCGAGCGAAGCGCAGGCGGGCGGCCACGTCGTCTACCGTCGCTACCTCGGGCCAACAGTGCTATATCGGGTGGAACTCGAATCGGGAGACGTACTTGAGTGTATGCATAACCACGATGCCCGCGTCTCTCTCGGGATGCCGGTAACCGTCTCGCTCGCGGCTGACCACGACCTCGCGTGGTTCCCACCTGACAGCCGCTGGAGGGTCGATAGTCCGGCGGATGACTAA
- a CDS encoding ABC transporter permease, translated as MAPETDSLFPSSQGGESSLPLGLTLLSGAIAAAVVFPLVWILANALEVGGTTAFNLLTRETTVRVFVNSTLLVAVVTAATIAFAVPLAYLTVRTDLPFKRFWTVALSMPLVVPSYIGAFAFVSAFGPRGELQSLLAPLGIEQLPEIYGFTGAALVMTLYTYPYVFISTRASLKTMDARLVDAARTLKHSRWEAFRRVTIPQIRPAVTAGALLVALYTLSDFGTPAIMRFDVFTKVIYAEQNSLSTFGQDLAALLSLQLVIVTFVILAIESRVRGSDTISTQGTSTRGAEVRLGAWKWPALALCLGVAGLALIVPVGILTAWLIRGGSESAAASLAFQWEYAFNSVGVSAVAALVAGLAGLPIAYLAVRHRSRASWLIERASYVGYAVPGVVMGLALVYFGARYGGRLYQQELILFPLLIFAYVVRFLPQAVGSTRAGFLQVSPTLSDAARTLGRSPVAAFREVTLPLVAPGLLGGALLVFLTTMKELPATLLLRPTGFKTLVTHIWSAQASGHFGHAAIPALVLVVVSALSMLVMLAMEGYDVK; from the coding sequence ATGGCTCCAGAGACAGATTCGTTGTTCCCCAGTTCGCAGGGTGGTGAGTCGTCACTGCCGCTCGGCCTCACGCTGCTCTCTGGAGCCATTGCGGCCGCCGTCGTGTTCCCGCTCGTCTGGATTCTCGCAAACGCCCTCGAAGTCGGCGGAACGACCGCCTTTAATCTCCTCACCCGCGAGACCACCGTTCGGGTGTTCGTGAACAGTACGCTGCTGGTCGCGGTCGTCACGGCGGCCACTATCGCCTTTGCCGTCCCGCTCGCCTATCTCACCGTTCGTACTGACCTCCCGTTCAAACGCTTCTGGACCGTCGCGCTCTCGATGCCGCTCGTCGTCCCGAGTTACATCGGTGCGTTCGCCTTCGTCTCCGCGTTCGGGCCGCGGGGTGAACTCCAGTCGTTGCTCGCGCCACTCGGCATCGAGCAGCTCCCTGAAATCTATGGATTCACCGGCGCGGCGCTCGTGATGACGCTGTACACCTACCCCTACGTGTTTATCTCCACGCGGGCGTCACTGAAGACGATGGACGCCCGTCTCGTGGACGCCGCGCGCACCCTCAAACACTCGCGGTGGGAGGCGTTTCGCCGGGTGACGATTCCACAGATTCGCCCGGCGGTCACCGCCGGGGCGCTGCTCGTCGCCCTCTACACGCTCTCTGATTTCGGCACGCCCGCAATCATGCGCTTTGACGTGTTCACGAAGGTCATCTACGCAGAGCAGAACTCGCTTTCGACGTTCGGGCAAGACCTCGCCGCGCTCCTCTCGCTCCAACTCGTCATCGTGACGTTCGTCATCCTCGCAATTGAATCGCGCGTGCGCGGGAGCGACACCATTTCGACGCAGGGCACCTCGACTCGCGGCGCAGAGGTTCGACTCGGCGCGTGGAAGTGGCCCGCACTCGCGCTCTGTCTTGGCGTTGCAGGCCTCGCGCTCATCGTCCCCGTCGGGATTCTCACGGCGTGGCTGATTCGCGGTGGCTCAGAATCGGCGGCCGCGTCGCTCGCCTTCCAGTGGGAGTATGCGTTTAACTCCGTGGGCGTTTCGGCGGTGGCTGCACTCGTCGCAGGCCTTGCCGGGCTGCCGATTGCCTACCTCGCCGTGCGCCACCGCTCGCGGGCGTCGTGGCTCATCGAACGCGCCTCCTACGTCGGCTACGCCGTCCCGGGGGTCGTGATGGGCCTCGCGCTCGTCTACTTCGGCGCGCGCTACGGCGGGCGACTCTACCAGCAAGAACTCATCTTGTTCCCGCTGCTCATCTTCGCCTACGTCGTGCGCTTCTTGCCACAGGCCGTCGGTTCGACGCGCGCTGGCTTCTTGCAGGTCAGCCCGACGCTTTCTGACGCCGCACGCACACTCGGGCGCTCGCCGGTGGCCGCGTTCCGTGAGGTGACGCTGCCACTGGTCGCCCCCGGTTTGCTCGGCGGCGCGTTGCTCGTCTTCTTGACGACGATGAAGGAACTGCCCGCGACGCTGCTCTTGCGGCCAACAGGATTCAAGACGCTCGTCACGCACATCTGGTCGGCACAGGCTTCAGGCCACTTCGGGCACGCGGCCATCCCCGCGCTCGTGCTCGTGGTCGTCTCGGCGCTGTCGATGCTCGTGATGCTCGCAATGGAGGGATACGATGTCAAATAG
- a CDS encoding extracellular solute-binding protein gives MDSRDTSDASPAGSRNRRASGTSRRRFLQSAGTLAGVASLAGCTQFMSGEETNTTETPEFGQIGSGRLGDQIQGGTSMKDMPDLSGEITIYSGRGEALVGELIAYIESLYPELDIQPRYEGSSQLVQKILNEGQNSPADVFFSVNAGSLGFLADENRTEPLPSEITDMVRTEFHDPDGNWVGTSGRARTIPYNTDSLSESDLPTDIMAFPDQEQLRDSMGWAPSYGSFQAFVTAMRILNGEEATKQWLEGMLDLGVEEYTDEFAIALAVADGEIDAGFTNHYYIQRVLADREDAPLATAFTEGDAGAIFNVAGACVVDTAADPEMAANFVRHLLSAEAQAYFATTTYEYPLIPDVEPVGNLPTIDELNPPANLDLTQLSDIRPTLDLMREVGISV, from the coding sequence ATGGATTCGAGAGACACGTCCGACGCCAGCCCCGCTGGCAGTCGGAACCGTCGGGCATCGGGGACGTCCCGACGCCGGTTCCTCCAGTCCGCTGGCACCCTCGCTGGCGTCGCATCGCTCGCCGGATGTACCCAATTCATGTCCGGTGAAGAGACGAACACCACCGAAACTCCCGAGTTCGGCCAAATTGGCTCCGGACGCCTCGGTGACCAGATTCAGGGTGGCACCTCGATGAAGGACATGCCGGACCTCTCCGGTGAGATTACCATCTACTCCGGACGCGGCGAGGCGCTCGTCGGCGAACTCATCGCCTACATCGAAAGCCTCTATCCCGAGTTGGACATCCAGCCGCGCTACGAAGGGTCGAGTCAACTCGTTCAGAAGATTCTGAACGAAGGCCAGAACAGTCCCGCAGACGTGTTCTTCTCGGTCAACGCCGGGTCGCTTGGCTTCCTCGCAGACGAGAATCGAACAGAACCACTCCCAAGCGAGATTACGGACATGGTACGCACCGAGTTCCACGACCCCGACGGCAACTGGGTCGGCACCTCCGGGCGCGCACGGACGATTCCGTACAACACAGACTCGCTCAGCGAATCGGATCTCCCGACCGACATCATGGCGTTTCCGGACCAAGAGCAACTGCGCGACAGCATGGGCTGGGCACCGTCCTACGGCTCGTTCCAGGCGTTCGTCACGGCCATGCGTATCTTGAACGGCGAGGAAGCCACGAAACAGTGGCTCGAAGGTATGCTTGACCTCGGCGTCGAAGAGTACACAGACGAGTTCGCCATCGCCCTCGCCGTCGCGGACGGCGAAATCGACGCTGGATTCACGAACCACTACTACATCCAGCGGGTGCTCGCAGACCGCGAGGACGCGCCGCTCGCAACCGCATTCACCGAAGGTGACGCCGGAGCCATCTTCAACGTCGCTGGCGCGTGCGTCGTGGACACTGCAGCCGACCCGGAGATGGCCGCGAACTTCGTGCGCCACCTGCTCTCTGCTGAGGCACAGGCGTACTTCGCCACCACGACGTACGAGTATCCGCTCATCCCCGACGTCGAACCGGTGGGCAACCTGCCGACCATCGACGAACTCAACCCGCCCGCAAACCTCGACCTCACACAACTGTCCGACATTCGCCCAACGCTCGACCTGATGCGCGAAGTCGGCATCAGCGTCTAA
- a CDS encoding alpha-1 4-glucan-protein synthase codes for MTTDICVIIPTIREYGCVRAYLDNAREHEFDTDRLHFLLVTEEFCDTDAMEAMLDDEGVSGDVFDGARREAWYDAHDISEYSHIIPAASHAETSFGLLYMWANPQYDLGFFIDDDTLPHPDEDFFGRHLANLDYEGDIERVQSDTQWVNVLYQNAADHGLYPRGYPYAAMNETVETDTTEISNVVASQGLWTNVPDLDAVRILMDGDLEGQAQTRTGAADFTNDFVAARDNYLTVCSMNLAFRREVIPAFYQLPMDDNEWNVGRFDDIWSGVFLKRACDIMGTEIYNGSPLCEHNKAPRSTFDDLNNEVPALELNEHVWELVDEIGDDADSYAEAFEAMANALADGEFDQWNNGGFLNFVGEYMHDWLACLAELDGAAPSQPVEVLADD; via the coding sequence ATGACCACAGACATTTGTGTCATCATCCCAACTATCCGCGAGTACGGGTGCGTTCGTGCGTACCTCGACAACGCGCGCGAACACGAGTTCGATACAGACAGACTTCACTTCTTGCTCGTCACCGAGGAGTTCTGTGACACCGACGCGATGGAAGCGATGCTCGATGATGAAGGCGTTTCAGGTGACGTGTTCGACGGCGCTCGGCGCGAAGCGTGGTACGATGCCCACGACATCAGCGAGTATTCACACATCATTCCGGCTGCAAGCCATGCAGAGACCAGCTTTGGCCTGCTCTACATGTGGGCAAACCCACAGTACGACCTCGGCTTTTTCATCGATGACGACACCCTCCCACACCCAGACGAGGACTTCTTCGGCCGCCATCTGGCCAACCTCGACTACGAAGGCGACATAGAGCGCGTCCAATCAGACACCCAGTGGGTGAACGTGCTCTACCAGAACGCAGCCGACCACGGCCTCTACCCGCGTGGCTACCCCTACGCCGCGATGAACGAGACAGTCGAGACCGACACCACCGAAATCTCGAACGTCGTCGCCTCACAGGGCCTCTGGACGAACGTCCCCGACCTCGATGCCGTGCGCATCCTCATGGACGGCGACTTAGAAGGGCAAGCCCAGACGCGGACTGGCGCAGCAGATTTCACGAACGATTTCGTGGCCGCCCGCGACAACTACCTCACCGTCTGTTCGATGAATCTCGCCTTCCGGCGCGAGGTCATTCCCGCGTTCTACCAGCTCCCGATGGACGACAACGAGTGGAACGTCGGGCGCTTCGACGACATCTGGAGTGGCGTGTTCCTCAAGCGCGCGTGTGACATCATGGGAACCGAGATTTACAACGGCTCTCCGCTCTGTGAGCACAACAAAGCACCGCGTTCGACGTTCGACGACCTGAACAACGAGGTTCCCGCGCTCGAACTCAACGAACACGTCTGGGAACTCGTAGACGAGATCGGTGACGATGCAGACTCCTACGCTGAAGCGTTCGAGGCGATGGCAAACGCCCTCGCAGATGGCGAGTTCGACCAGTGGAACAATGGTGGCTTTCTCAACTTCGTCGGTGAGTACATGCACGACTGGCTCGCGTGTCTCGCAGAACTTGACGGAGCGGCCCCGAGCCAGCCCGTCGAAGTACTCGCAGACGATTAA
- a CDS encoding beta-ketoacyl-ACP reductase: MDLEHQTCVVTGASRGIGRGIAVELASEGANVVVNYRSSEGEAYDVVEEIEEAGGSAIAVQADVANIDEVEAMREKVTNAFGPATVLVNNAGITVDKKFTNMTREDWDRVMDVNLGGIFNCTSVFFDDITDAKDGRLINISSVVGQQGNYGQANYATTKSGLFGFTRTIALEMSRSRATANCVAPGFVKTDMLETVPDRVQEKIIQRIPLGRFAEVDDIAGMVSFLASPKSSYMTGQILGVNGGMEW; this comes from the coding sequence ATGGACCTGGAACACCAAACATGCGTTGTAACCGGTGCCTCTCGGGGTATCGGCCGTGGGATTGCTGTCGAATTAGCCAGTGAAGGTGCAAACGTCGTCGTAAACTACCGCTCCTCAGAGGGCGAGGCCTACGACGTCGTCGAAGAAATCGAAGAAGCCGGTGGGTCGGCCATCGCCGTCCAAGCGGACGTCGCGAACATCGACGAAGTCGAAGCCATGCGCGAGAAGGTCACCAACGCCTTCGGTCCGGCGACGGTGCTCGTGAACAACGCGGGCATCACGGTGGACAAGAAGTTCACCAACATGACCCGTGAAGACTGGGACCGCGTCATGGACGTGAACTTAGGCGGGATTTTCAACTGCACGAGCGTCTTCTTCGACGACATCACCGACGCCAAAGACGGCCGGCTCATCAACATCTCGAGCGTCGTTGGCCAGCAGGGGAACTACGGGCAAGCGAACTACGCGACGACCAAGAGTGGCCTGTTCGGATTCACCCGGACGATTGCCCTCGAAATGTCTCGCTCGCGAGCCACCGCGAACTGCGTCGCACCTGGCTTCGTCAAGACCGACATGCTCGAAACGGTTCCAGACCGTGTCCAAGAGAAAATCATCCAGCGCATCCCACTCGGTCGGTTTGCCGAAGTGGACGACATCGCCGGGATGGTCTCGTTCCTTGCGAGTCCGAAATCCTCGTACATGACGGGCCAGATTCTTGGCGTCAACGGCGGCATGGAGTGGTAG
- a CDS encoding acyl-CoA carboxylase subunit beta encodes MSGDEGSGAGELQKRREKAARGGGKERIEAQHEKGKLTARERIDYFLDDGTFHEFDQFVEHRCTSFGMDEKTQAGDAVVTGYGDVDGRKVLVFAHDFTVFGGSVSEVVGQKIAKAMEHAINNGVPIIGLNDSGGARIQEGLDALVGFAKLFKLNTKASGVIPQISSVMGPCAGGATYSPALTDFTVMVQDTSHMMITGPEVIKTVTGEDITMEELGGAQAHSTRSGVAHFVCDDDKEALDHIRALLSYLPSNHLEDPPVVESWDDPERELDDILDIVPEDPKKPYDVRDVIDRVVDEESFLEVQPAFARTVVTGFARMDGKPVGIVANQPKVNAGTLDIESSEKAARFVRFCDAFNFPIISLVDVPGFMPGTEQEHNGIIRHGAKLIYAYAEATVPLLTVITRKAYGGAYIVMASKFLGADVNYAWPEAEMAVMGPQGAVNILFRKQIAAADDPEAEREQLMEDFREEFANPYAAAKRGYVDDVLHPRETRARLIADLELLSRKRVDQPDKAHGNIPL; translated from the coding sequence ATGAGTGGGGACGAGGGTTCTGGAGCCGGGGAGCTTCAGAAACGGCGCGAAAAAGCAGCGCGCGGCGGCGGTAAAGAGCGAATCGAAGCCCAACACGAGAAGGGCAAGCTCACCGCACGCGAGCGTATCGACTACTTCCTAGACGACGGAACGTTCCACGAGTTCGACCAGTTCGTCGAACACCGGTGTACGAGCTTCGGCATGGACGAGAAGACGCAGGCCGGAGACGCCGTCGTCACAGGCTACGGCGACGTAGACGGCCGGAAGGTGCTCGTCTTCGCCCACGACTTCACCGTCTTCGGTGGCTCCGTGAGCGAGGTCGTTGGCCAGAAAATCGCCAAGGCGATGGAACACGCCATCAACAACGGCGTGCCCATCATCGGGCTGAACGATTCGGGTGGAGCCCGCATCCAAGAAGGCCTCGATGCACTCGTTGGCTTTGCGAAACTGTTTAAGCTGAACACGAAAGCCTCGGGCGTCATCCCACAGATTTCATCGGTTATGGGGCCGTGTGCGGGTGGGGCGACCTACTCGCCTGCGCTCACCGACTTCACCGTCATGGTGCAGGACACGAGCCACATGATGATTACCGGCCCCGAGGTCATCAAGACCGTCACGGGCGAGGACATCACGATGGAAGAACTCGGCGGGGCACAGGCTCATTCGACGAGGAGTGGCGTTGCCCACTTCGTTTGCGACGACGACAAGGAGGCGCTCGACCACATCCGCGCGCTGCTGTCGTACCTCCCGTCGAATCACTTAGAAGACCCACCAGTCGTCGAATCGTGGGACGACCCGGAGCGCGAACTCGACGACATCCTCGACATCGTTCCCGAAGACCCGAAAAAGCCCTACGACGTGCGCGACGTCATCGACCGCGTCGTCGACGAAGAATCGTTCCTCGAAGTCCAGCCCGCGTTCGCGCGCACGGTCGTCACTGGCTTTGCCCGGATGGACGGCAAGCCGGTCGGCATCGTCGCGAACCAGCCGAAAGTCAACGCCGGGACGCTGGACATCGAATCGAGCGAGAAAGCGGCCAGGTTCGTGCGCTTTTGTGACGCCTTCAACTTCCCCATCATCTCGCTCGTGGACGTGCCCGGCTTCATGCCCGGCACCGAACAGGAGCACAACGGCATCATCCGCCACGGTGCAAAACTCATCTACGCCTACGCGGAGGCAACGGTGCCGCTCTTGACCGTCATCACGCGCAAAGCCTACGGCGGGGCGTACATCGTGATGGCCTCTAAGTTCCTCGGCGCGGACGTGAACTACGCCTGGCCGGAAGCCGAGATGGCTGTGATGGGACCACAGGGTGCCGTAAACATCCTTTTCAGAAAACAGATTGCGGCCGCAGACGACCCCGAAGCAGAACGCGAACAGCTCATGGAGGATTTCCGCGAGGAGTTTGCGAACCCGTACGCCGCCGCGAAACGCGGCTACGTAGACGACGTGTTGCACCCGCGCGAGACGCGAGCGCGGCTTATCGCTGACCTCGAACTGCTCTCCCGAAAACGCGTCGACCAACCAGACAAAGCACACGGAAACATCCCACTATGA
- a CDS encoding thiolase family protein: MDVAIIGASMTQFGKREGWIRDLLAEAGEACLTDAGVDPTDLDHLYVSNMASGEFEGMTGVPNMLAHDLGAMPAYTARIDQTSSSGGAGIYHAWQSVASGASEMTMLVGGEKMTHRSTPESTDIIASITHPVEYKHGLTLPSFAGLTARLYLDKYDAPRESLAKVAVKNHKNGVDNPHAQFRKEVDLETVMESPIVADPLRLYDFCPITDGSAALMFCPEEVAKEYTDEYVVVSGVGGATDTHVVHERDDPTVMGGVVESGKIAYEMSGYRPEDIDVAELHDMFTILEFLQSEGLGFFEPGEGWKAVEEGVTERDGDLPVNTSGGLKSKGHPLGASGVAQGYEIYKQLMGEAGKRQVEADVGLCCNVGGFGNCVITTIMEAHQ; this comes from the coding sequence ATGGACGTCGCAATTATTGGCGCGTCGATGACCCAGTTCGGAAAGCGCGAGGGCTGGATTCGCGACTTGCTCGCGGAAGCCGGCGAAGCGTGTCTCACCGACGCGGGTGTCGACCCCACTGACTTAGACCATCTGTACGTATCGAACATGGCGAGCGGGGAGTTCGAAGGCATGACTGGCGTGCCGAACATGCTCGCCCACGACCTCGGCGCAATGCCCGCCTACACCGCGCGCATCGACCAGACCAGCTCCTCTGGCGGCGCTGGCATCTACCACGCCTGGCAGTCGGTCGCCTCCGGCGCGAGCGAGATGACGATGCTCGTCGGCGGCGAGAAGATGACCCATCGTTCGACGCCGGAATCGACGGACATCATCGCCTCGATTACGCATCCCGTCGAGTACAAACACGGCCTGACGCTCCCGAGTTTCGCGGGACTCACCGCCCGACTGTACCTCGACAAGTACGACGCACCCCGCGAGAGTCTGGCGAAAGTCGCGGTCAAGAACCACAAAAACGGCGTGGACAACCCCCACGCCCAGTTCCGAAAGGAAGTTGATTTGGAGACGGTCATGGAGTCGCCGATCGTGGCTGACCCGCTCCGACTTTATGACTTCTGTCCCATCACCGACGGCAGTGCCGCGCTCATGTTCTGCCCCGAGGAAGTCGCCAAGGAGTACACCGACGAGTACGTCGTCGTCTCCGGCGTTGGCGGCGCGACGGACACACACGTCGTCCACGAACGCGACGACCCGACTGTCATGGGCGGTGTCGTCGAAAGCGGAAAAATCGCGTACGAAATGTCCGGTTACCGCCCCGAGGACATCGACGTGGCCGAACTCCACGACATGTTCACCATCCTCGAATTCCTCCAGAGCGAGGGGCTCGGCTTCTTCGAACCCGGTGAAGGCTGGAAAGCCGTAGAAGAGGGCGTGACCGAACGCGACGGCGACCTCCCGGTTAACACCTCCGGTGGCCTCAAATCGAAAGGGCACCCGCTCGGTGCGTCGGGTGTTGCGCAGGGCTACGAAATTTACAAACAGCTCATGGGCGAGGCCGGAAAGCGCCAAGTCGAGGCCGACGTTGGCCTCTGTTGTAACGTCGGTGGCTTTGGAAACTGTGTTATTACCACTATCATGGAGGCCCACCAATGA
- a CDS encoding Zn-ribbon domain-containing OB-fold protein, translating to MSFDAYGCANGHLTYPSHPLCPECGEKQTETVDLTEETATVVTWTTSMATPPGVEAPNTIAIVEFDVDGETVRAIGQATTDEIEIGDEVRPVYADQLREPGAGIREPESQEWDGYRFEPVL from the coding sequence ATGAGCTTCGACGCCTACGGCTGTGCGAACGGCCACCTCACATACCCAAGCCACCCGCTCTGTCCGGAGTGTGGTGAGAAACAGACCGAAACCGTCGACCTTACCGAGGAGACAGCGACCGTCGTCACGTGGACGACGAGCATGGCGACGCCACCCGGCGTGGAGGCCCCGAACACGATTGCCATCGTGGAGTTCGACGTTGACGGTGAAACGGTCCGCGCCATCGGACAGGCGACGACCGACGAAATCGAAATCGGTGACGAAGTGCGACCCGTGTACGCAGACCAACTCCGTGAACCCGGTGCGGGCATTCGAGAGCCTGAGAGTCAGGAGTGGGATGGGTACCGGTTTGAACCTGTCCTGTAA
- a CDS encoding VOC family protein, whose protein sequence is MEPRLSLVTLGVSHLDRAIEFYRDGLGLPLETRDPDSDVAFFTLGATKLSLYPRELLAEDVTVSPDGEGFSGITLAHNVRSAQAVDAQLEEAIEAGATLVKPGQEVFWGGYSGYFADPDGHLWEVAWNPFFDID, encoded by the coding sequence ATGGAACCTCGACTCAGCCTCGTCACGCTCGGCGTTTCCCACCTCGACCGCGCAATCGAATTTTACCGCGACGGGCTTGGGCTGCCTCTCGAAACTCGTGACCCAGACAGCGACGTGGCGTTTTTCACACTCGGGGCGACGAAACTTTCGCTGTACCCGCGCGAACTGCTCGCAGAGGACGTGACGGTGTCGCCCGACGGCGAAGGGTTTTCCGGAATTACGCTCGCACACAACGTGCGGTCTGCGCAAGCGGTCGATGCGCAACTCGAAGAAGCAATCGAGGCGGGCGCAACGCTCGTCAAACCCGGCCAAGAGGTGTTCTGGGGCGGCTATTCGGGCTACTTTGCCGACCCGGACGGGCACCTCTGGGAGGTTGCGTGGAACCCGTTTTTCGACATCGACTAG
- a CDS encoding HTH domain-containing protein: MKNLPTRRLELFYRAPAPDEARRSQERIFERLHELERENGTHIETHKWPMRVVLERDTDERAARALASYTEFDNWAHSHHMSLRPYFTEHESHWFTGEDTNELILPMVCLAVYDGDELVDVFPRTEGNHAVSINQFLDRLESELGHYELTHQPAR; the protein is encoded by the coding sequence ATGAAGAACCTACCCACCCGACGACTCGAACTGTTTTACAGAGCACCAGCCCCGGACGAAGCGCGCCGCTCACAGGAGCGTATCTTTGAGCGGCTCCACGAACTCGAACGGGAGAACGGTACACACATAGAGACCCACAAGTGGCCCATGCGCGTCGTGTTAGAGCGCGATACCGACGAGCGGGCAGCACGCGCCCTTGCCTCCTACACGGAGTTCGACAACTGGGCACACTCCCATCACATGAGCCTCCGCCCGTACTTCACCGAACACGAATCACACTGGTTCACCGGCGAAGACACGAACGAACTCATCCTCCCCATGGTGTGTCTCGCCGTGTACGACGGCGACGAGTTGGTCGATGTGTTCCCGCGGACGGAGGGGAATCACGCTGTCTCCATCAACCAGTTCCTCGACCGGCTCGAATCGGAACTCGGCCACTACGAACTGACACACCAGCCCGCACGCTGA
- a CDS encoding DUF7547 family protein: protein MSHDARDEVSPLIDDLEATLAELRTALEPTTRRGLPRPPSPRRLLSFTDEYAIPTAIAVLEANIRALELVQEVIHVTNRSLDASESTRNASTRARDVSQDAIDRLERALTEIQVSLEEGALPENPEARKLLTEARTLRDEIDERLAETRGDSASRQSPRSPTGDQPIVIPVEPDEDTKLDDSVRDLEDALADEEIESELETIREELDAVDDEDDES, encoded by the coding sequence ATGTCACACGACGCGCGCGATGAGGTCTCCCCGTTGATCGACGACCTCGAAGCGACGCTTGCAGAACTCAGAACCGCGCTCGAACCGACCACGCGCCGTGGGCTGCCCCGTCCCCCATCACCGCGCCGACTCCTCTCGTTTACCGATGAGTATGCGATTCCAACCGCGATTGCCGTCCTCGAAGCGAACATCCGGGCGCTCGAACTCGTCCAAGAGGTCATCCACGTCACGAACCGCAGCCTCGACGCATCCGAATCGACACGAAACGCCTCGACTCGCGCCCGCGACGTGAGCCAAGATGCGATTGACCGACTCGAACGTGCGCTAACCGAGATTCAAGTCTCTCTCGAAGAGGGTGCCCTCCCCGAGAATCCAGAAGCCCGTAAGCTGCTCACCGAAGCTCGCACGCTCAGAGACGAAATCGACGAGCGATTGGCCGAGACGCGAGGCGACTCAGCCTCTCGCCAGTCGCCACGCAGCCCGACTGGCGACCAGCCCATCGTCATCCCGGTCGAGCCGGATGAAGACACAAAGCTGGACGACTCGGTACGCGACCTAGAGGATGCTCTCGCAGACGAGGAAATCGAGTCAGAACTGGAGACGATACGCGAGGAGTTAGACGCCGTCGATGACGAAGACGACGAAAGCTGA